One Rhizobium tropici CIAT 899 genomic window carries:
- a CDS encoding dihydroxyacetone kinase subunit DhaK: MQRFVNNRDEVVEDTIKGFVKAHRDIVRLAENQRVVTAIDRPTQGKVGVVTGGGSGHEPAFSGYIGRNMLDAVAVGELFSSPTAKSFHDAIREANGGNGVVVLYGNYAGDNMNVKMAMKLAAKDGIEVATVVANDDVCSASAEEREKRRGVAGEIFMWKVGGAKASMGASLSEVRDAAQKAIDNCRSVGVGLGPCTLPAVGHPNFQIELGTIEVGIGHHGEPGVRVEALKSASEVAKDMCQIVLDDHDLGSGTEVAVLVSGLGATPLNELYILFDTVEEEISGRGLRIHKAYVGNYFTSLEMVGATLTVMALDEELKSLLEVEVRCAATL; encoded by the coding sequence GTGCAACGTTTTGTAAACAACCGCGATGAGGTCGTGGAAGATACCATCAAGGGCTTTGTGAAGGCACACCGAGACATCGTGCGCCTCGCCGAAAACCAACGCGTGGTGACGGCGATTGACCGGCCCACGCAAGGAAAAGTGGGTGTCGTAACTGGAGGTGGCTCCGGACACGAGCCTGCCTTCAGTGGCTATATAGGCCGCAACATGCTCGACGCGGTCGCGGTCGGCGAGCTGTTTTCGTCGCCAACGGCAAAGAGCTTTCATGATGCCATACGCGAAGCGAATGGTGGAAACGGCGTCGTTGTCCTCTACGGAAATTATGCCGGAGACAACATGAACGTGAAAATGGCGATGAAACTCGCCGCGAAGGACGGCATCGAGGTTGCCACGGTGGTTGCGAACGATGACGTGTGCTCCGCCTCCGCCGAGGAGCGGGAGAAGCGCCGAGGCGTTGCCGGAGAGATCTTCATGTGGAAGGTCGGCGGAGCGAAAGCGTCGATGGGCGCCAGCCTATCCGAGGTTCGTGACGCAGCACAGAAGGCCATCGACAATTGCCGCTCGGTCGGTGTCGGATTGGGGCCGTGCACTCTTCCAGCGGTCGGACATCCGAACTTCCAGATCGAGCTTGGCACCATTGAAGTCGGTATCGGCCATCACGGCGAGCCGGGCGTGCGAGTAGAAGCGCTCAAGAGCGCATCAGAGGTCGCCAAGGATATGTGCCAGATCGTGCTGGATGATCATGATCTCGGCTCGGGGACAGAAGTGGCCGTACTGGTATCTGGCCTTGGCGCGACACCGCTGAACGAACTTTACATTCTCTTCGACACCGTCGAGGAGGAAATCTCCGGCCGCGGCCTCAGGATCCACAAAGCGTATGTTGGTAACTACTTCACGTCTCTTGAGATGGTTGGAGCGACTTTGACGGTCATGGCGCTCGATGAAGAGCTAAAGTCGCTACTGGAGGTCGAGGTTCGCTGCGCGGCGACGCTTTAA
- the dhaL gene encoding dihydroxyacetone kinase subunit DhaL, with the protein MQKMNNAAAGEIVVSMARAIIDNRAYLSEIDGKIGDGDHGINMAKGFGLVADRIRGKELSLAKALETLGTVLMTEIGGSMGPLYGVMFTEFAQQIDQVDQIDNKTFSRMLHAGLTGIQQIGSAKVGDKTLLDTLVPAVEAFDNATSEGKSFDEALELLVAAAESGRDSTVNLIARIGRASRLGERSLGVLDAGATSCALILKELSEGTRNRLQ; encoded by the coding sequence ATGCAAAAAATGAATAACGCGGCAGCCGGAGAAATCGTAGTCTCCATGGCAAGAGCGATCATCGATAACCGCGCCTACCTCAGCGAGATCGACGGCAAGATTGGCGACGGCGATCACGGAATAAATATGGCGAAAGGTTTCGGTTTAGTGGCCGACCGGATACGCGGCAAGGAGCTATCGCTCGCAAAAGCGCTTGAGACCCTCGGAACAGTCCTGATGACCGAGATCGGCGGATCTATGGGTCCGCTTTACGGTGTGATGTTCACCGAGTTTGCCCAGCAGATCGATCAGGTCGACCAGATCGACAACAAGACGTTCAGCCGAATGCTGCATGCTGGCTTGACGGGTATTCAACAAATTGGTTCGGCCAAAGTCGGCGACAAGACATTGCTTGACACGTTGGTGCCTGCTGTTGAAGCTTTTGACAATGCGACATCAGAAGGAAAATCCTTCGACGAGGCATTGGAACTCCTCGTTGCGGCAGCCGAAAGTGGCCGCGATTCGACGGTGAACTTGATCGCGCGGATCGGCCGAGCCAGCAGGCTGGGCGAACGATCGCTCGGCGTGCTGGATGCTGGTGCGACGTCTTGCGCGCTGATCCTCAAGGAGTTGTCTGAGGGAACCCGTAATAGGCTTCAATAG
- a CDS encoding DUF3991 and toprim domain-containing protein, whose product MKRREIEALRDQVSCAAVLEHAGFAIDAKESTRRAVKFRRGGEIIIVTYEGRGWFDPLSDAKGDVFRLVEHLDRVGFPEGAERVAALVGFQITGPEWQPAKDGQRSDLSLPDRWQSRRRPWPGSSSWRYLNGERYLPATVLRATVKGDLLREGPQGSMWAAHRDQAGVLTGWEARGPQYRGFASGGTKVLFRLGSDSASRLAVTEAAIDAMSLAAIEDLREGTLYLSTGGGWSPTTEAALRKLAAKPAVQMVAATDANPQGEMFAERLRTLADDAGCDWLRLRPSEEDWNETLKIREKEKRETMEEGGVPHARRPRQGRLRPAEPALDPDGHDAGDSQAS is encoded by the coding sequence ATGAAGAGAAGAGAGATTGAAGCGCTGCGCGATCAGGTCAGTTGTGCGGCAGTGCTTGAGCATGCCGGTTTTGCAATAGACGCGAAGGAAAGCACGCGACGGGCAGTCAAGTTCCGCCGCGGCGGCGAGATCATTATCGTCACCTATGAAGGGCGTGGGTGGTTCGATCCCCTGTCCGACGCGAAAGGCGATGTGTTCCGGCTCGTCGAGCATCTCGATCGGGTCGGTTTTCCCGAAGGTGCAGAACGGGTCGCGGCTCTGGTCGGGTTTCAGATCACGGGGCCGGAGTGGCAGCCCGCGAAAGATGGTCAGAGATCCGACCTCTCTCTTCCCGATCGTTGGCAGTCCCGCAGGCGACCCTGGCCTGGTTCCTCGTCGTGGCGGTACCTCAACGGCGAGCGCTATCTGCCAGCGACCGTGCTGCGAGCGACCGTCAAAGGCGACCTTCTGCGCGAAGGCCCGCAAGGCAGCATGTGGGCGGCGCACCGGGACCAGGCCGGGGTCTTGACCGGCTGGGAAGCGCGGGGTCCGCAATACCGGGGTTTTGCATCCGGAGGAACCAAGGTTCTCTTCCGTCTCGGTTCGGACAGCGCTTCGCGCCTGGCCGTCACGGAAGCGGCGATCGATGCCATGAGCCTCGCGGCGATCGAAGATTTGCGGGAGGGGACGCTTTATCTCAGTACTGGCGGCGGATGGTCGCCGACCACGGAGGCCGCGTTGCGGAAGTTAGCGGCGAAGCCCGCCGTCCAGATGGTAGCGGCGACGGACGCCAATCCGCAGGGCGAGATGTTTGCCGAACGGCTGCGGACGCTTGCCGACGATGCAGGCTGCGACTGGCTTCGACTTCGGCCGTCCGAGGAGGATTGGAACGAAACCCTGAAGATCAGGGAAAAGGAAAAGAGGGAAACGATGGAAGAAGGAGGCGTGCCGCATGCGCGCCGTCCGCGTCAAGGGAGGCTTCGCCCGGCGGAGCCGGCCCTTGACCCAGACGGTCACGATGCCGGCGACAGCCAGGCGTCATGA
- a CDS encoding DUF1419 domain-containing protein translates to MNPSPAIRKVFQGVASRPQMFRMFDRHLQRSNRWEDDATPLYAGEWFEIGEAEHDYMFEILPPLWIRGSMFAMREFLTGSVTSVFFALRIDEAIRYFHGYCDLSDKASVEAMRVAIIERESRPVRAMTRDERLEHIWSSTADDYRGYAGERWPEASRGKRTIMIYGKGGTVLKLLEDLSEDEIAAKLPVQLRHLPSPIAA, encoded by the coding sequence ATGAACCCCTCTCCCGCAATCCGAAAAGTCTTCCAGGGCGTCGCAAGCCGGCCGCAGATGTTCCGCATGTTCGACCGTCATCTCCAGCGGTCCAACCGTTGGGAAGACGACGCAACGCCGCTCTATGCCGGCGAATGGTTCGAGATCGGCGAGGCCGAGCACGACTATATGTTCGAAATCCTGCCGCCGCTCTGGATCCGCGGTTCGATGTTTGCGATGCGCGAGTTCCTGACCGGCTCGGTGACATCAGTGTTCTTCGCACTCCGGATCGACGAGGCGATCCGTTATTTTCACGGCTATTGCGACCTTTCCGACAAAGCGTCCGTCGAGGCCATGCGCGTCGCGATAATTGAGCGCGAAAGCCGTCCAGTCCGGGCCATGACGCGCGATGAACGCCTCGAGCATATCTGGAGCAGCACGGCGGACGACTATCGCGGCTATGCCGGCGAGCGCTGGCCGGAGGCTTCGCGCGGTAAGCGCACTATTATGATCTACGGCAAAGGCGGCACTGTTCTGAAGCTGCTTGAGGATCTCAGCGAGGACGAGATCGCCGCCAAGCTGCCGGTACAACTGCGCCACCTCCCCTCGCCGATCGCGGCTTGA
- a CDS encoding DEAD/DEAH box helicase family protein: MSTDPFILDMFGSSALSSGLGLGVTAFGGFAANDDEPNPTPPSPAPAVPAASRPVPRKQGQGANFYLDNGDRELAATWKERARINVAAILSANEIEKLNLPATPGAQARLIRFTGFGAGELANGMFRRPGEADFRIGWDDLGNSLETAVSEGEYASLARCTQYAHFTPEFVIRAIWMGIQRLGWRGGRMLEPGIGTGLFPALMPKQYRQLSYVTGIELDPVTARIVKLLQPKARIINGDFARTDLNAIYDLAIGNPPFSDRTVRSDRQYRSLGLRLHDYFIARSIDLLKPGAMAAFVTSAGTMDKADRTAREHIAKSADLIAAIRLPEGSFRRDAGTDVVVDILFFRKRKAGESEGDLSWVELAEVRPAVEDEGAIRVNRWFAQHPEFVLGDHALTPGPFGETYTCRPRAGEELDAALTAAVALLPEGLYDGEPATIDIDLEDELAEIVDLSPDNAHVREGSYLVDVRHGLMQVVDGAPVAVLVRKARSGEGISEKHVRIIRKLIPIRDAVREVLKAQELDRPWRDCQVRLRIAWSNFVRDFGPINHTTVSIVEDETTGEVRETHRQPNLLPFRDDPDCWLVASIEDYDLETDTARPGPIFSERVIAPPSPPVITSAADALAVVLNERGRIDLDHIAELLHCDLDAVLDALGDAIFRDPTDGSWQTSDAYLSGAVRTKLAAAAAASELDAAYERNVRALQAVQPADLRPSDITARLGAPWIPAADIVDFVHETMGAEIRIQHMPELGSWTVEARQLGWTAAGTSEWGTDRRHAGELVADALNSRVPQIFDVFKDADGERRVLNVVDTEAARDKLQKIKTAFQNWVWTDPDRTDRLARVYNDRFNNIAPRKFDGSHLNLPGASGAFVLYGHQKRGIWRIISSGSTYLAHAVGAGKTMTMAAAIMEQRRLGLIAKAMLVVPGHCLAQAAREFLALYPNARILVADETNFTKDKRARFVSRAATATWDAIIITHSAFRFIAVPSSFEQQMIQDELELYEELLTKVDSEDRVSRKRLERLKEGLKERLEALSTRKDDLLTISEIGADQIIVDEAQEFRKLSFATNMSTLKGIDPNGSQRAWDLYVKSRFIETKNPGRALVLASGTPITNTLGEMFSVQRLLGHAALAERGLHEFDAWASTFGDTTTELEIQPSGKYKPVSRFASFVNVPELIAMFRSFADVVMPEDLREYVKVPDISTGRRQILTAKPTQAFKNYQMILDARIKAIEMREGPAQPGDDILLSVITDGRHAAIDLRLVDADNDNEPDNKLNLLVQNAFRIWRETSQSTFVRPDGKQFDLPGAAQMIFSDLGTINVEKTRGFSAYRWIRDELVRMGVPPSEIAFMQDYKKSEAKQRLFADVRAGKVRFLIGSSETMGTGVNAQLRLKALHHLDVPWLPSQIEQREGRIVRQGNQHDEVDIFAYATQGSLDAAMWQNNERKARFIAAALSGDTSIRRLEDLGEGAANQFAMAKAIASGDERLMQKAGLEADIARLERLRAAHDDDQYAVRRQIRDAERDIEVSIRRIGEIARDIEQLIPTAGDAFVMVVKGETYEERKLAGRALMKEILTLVQLQQEGDVAIASIGGFDVIYSGERFGKGDGYHYATLLQRTGATQEVDLAVTVTPIGAISRLEHALAGFDDEQARYRHRLHEAERRLGAYRSREGGVFAFADELTDKRRQLRDVEEELATPAREEAAVRPEAA, from the coding sequence ATGAGCACCGATCCCTTTATCCTCGATATGTTTGGTAGCAGCGCATTGTCATCAGGACTTGGTCTTGGCGTCACTGCGTTCGGTGGTTTTGCCGCCAACGACGACGAGCCTAACCCGACGCCGCCCTCTCCTGCGCCGGCTGTGCCGGCGGCCAGCCGGCCGGTCCCGCGAAAGCAAGGGCAGGGCGCCAACTTCTATCTGGACAATGGCGACCGCGAGCTCGCCGCGACCTGGAAGGAGCGAGCACGCATCAATGTCGCGGCCATCCTCTCCGCCAACGAAATCGAGAAGTTGAACCTGCCGGCGACCCCGGGCGCGCAGGCGAGGCTGATCCGCTTCACTGGTTTCGGCGCCGGCGAGCTGGCAAACGGCATGTTCCGCCGGCCGGGAGAAGCCGACTTCCGCATAGGCTGGGACGATCTCGGAAACTCGCTGGAAACAGCTGTCAGCGAGGGGGAATACGCGTCGCTCGCCCGCTGCACGCAATATGCCCACTTCACCCCCGAATTCGTCATTCGGGCAATCTGGATGGGCATTCAACGTCTCGGCTGGCGCGGCGGTCGCATGCTGGAGCCGGGGATCGGAACAGGCCTGTTTCCGGCGCTGATGCCGAAACAGTATCGCCAACTGAGCTACGTCACCGGCATCGAGCTCGATCCGGTCACCGCCCGCATCGTCAAGTTGCTGCAGCCGAAGGCGCGCATCATCAACGGGGATTTCGCGCGCACCGACCTCAATGCGATCTACGATCTTGCCATCGGCAACCCGCCCTTCTCCGATCGGACGGTTCGCTCTGACCGGCAATATCGTTCGCTCGGTCTTCGGCTGCACGATTACTTCATCGCCCGATCGATCGATCTCCTGAAACCGGGCGCCATGGCCGCCTTCGTCACCAGCGCCGGCACGATGGACAAGGCCGATCGCACTGCCCGCGAGCATATTGCCAAGTCCGCCGACCTGATTGCCGCGATCCGACTGCCTGAAGGCAGTTTTCGGCGTGACGCCGGCACGGATGTCGTGGTCGACATCCTCTTCTTCCGCAAGCGCAAGGCAGGCGAGTCAGAAGGCGACCTTTCCTGGGTTGAATTGGCGGAAGTCCGGCCGGCTGTGGAGGACGAGGGGGCGATCCGCGTGAACAGGTGGTTCGCGCAGCATCCGGAGTTCGTGCTCGGCGATCATGCCCTGACCCCCGGCCCCTTCGGGGAGACCTATACGTGCCGGCCACGCGCCGGCGAGGAGCTCGACGCGGCGCTGACGGCAGCCGTCGCGCTTCTTCCGGAAGGCCTTTATGACGGTGAGCCGGCCACCATCGACATCGATCTGGAGGATGAGCTTGCCGAGATCGTCGATCTCAGTCCCGACAATGCCCATGTGCGCGAAGGCAGCTATTTAGTCGACGTCAGACATGGTCTCATGCAGGTCGTCGATGGCGCGCCTGTCGCGGTGCTGGTGCGCAAGGCACGCAGCGGCGAGGGAATTTCGGAAAAGCATGTCCGGATCATTCGCAAACTGATCCCGATCCGCGATGCCGTGCGCGAGGTCCTGAAAGCCCAGGAACTGGACCGGCCGTGGCGGGACTGCCAAGTGCGGCTGCGCATCGCCTGGTCGAACTTCGTGCGCGATTTCGGCCCAATCAACCACACCACGGTTTCGATCGTCGAGGATGAGACGACGGGGGAGGTTCGCGAGACCCATCGCCAGCCGAACCTTCTGCCATTTCGCGATGATCCGGACTGCTGGCTGGTCGCCTCCATCGAGGACTATGACCTCGAAACCGACACGGCCAGGCCCGGGCCGATTTTCTCAGAACGCGTCATCGCGCCCCCTTCCCCGCCCGTCATCACCTCCGCCGCCGACGCCTTGGCCGTGGTCCTCAACGAGCGCGGGCGCATCGACCTCGATCATATCGCCGAGCTCTTGCATTGCGACCTGGATGCGGTTCTCGATGCGCTCGGTGACGCCATCTTCCGCGATCCAACCGACGGCTCCTGGCAAACTTCGGACGCCTATCTTTCCGGCGCCGTGCGCACCAAACTTGCCGCCGCGGCAGCTGCGTCCGAGCTCGATGCCGCCTATGAGCGAAACGTCCGTGCGCTTCAGGCGGTGCAGCCCGCCGACCTTCGCCCGTCTGACATCACCGCCCGGCTAGGTGCCCCCTGGATTCCGGCGGCCGATATCGTCGACTTCGTCCACGAGACGATGGGCGCGGAGATCAGGATCCAACACATGCCGGAACTCGGCTCATGGACGGTCGAGGCGCGGCAACTCGGATGGACGGCGGCCGGCACATCCGAATGGGGCACCGACCGACGCCACGCCGGCGAGTTGGTTGCCGATGCGCTGAACAGCCGGGTGCCGCAGATCTTCGACGTGTTCAAGGATGCGGACGGCGAGCGGCGGGTGCTGAACGTCGTCGACACCGAAGCCGCCCGCGACAAGCTGCAGAAGATCAAGACGGCCTTCCAGAATTGGGTGTGGACCGACCCCGATCGCACCGACCGGCTGGCGCGGGTCTACAACGATCGCTTCAACAATATCGCGCCTCGAAAGTTTGACGGCTCGCATCTGAACCTTCCTGGCGCCTCCGGCGCCTTTGTTCTTTATGGGCACCAGAAGCGTGGCATCTGGCGCATCATCTCGTCGGGCTCGACCTATCTCGCCCACGCCGTCGGCGCCGGCAAGACGATGACGATGGCGGCCGCGATCATGGAACAGCGTCGGCTCGGGCTGATCGCCAAGGCAATGCTGGTTGTCCCGGGACATTGCCTGGCGCAGGCGGCGCGCGAATTCCTGGCGCTCTATCCCAACGCCCGCATTCTCGTCGCTGATGAGACCAACTTCACCAAGGACAAACGCGCTCGGTTCGTGTCGCGGGCGGCGACGGCGACCTGGGACGCGATCATCATCACCCATTCGGCATTCCGGTTCATCGCCGTGCCGTCGAGTTTCGAGCAACAGATGATCCAGGATGAGCTCGAGCTCTATGAGGAGCTGCTGACCAAGGTCGACAGTGAGGATCGCGTGTCGCGCAAGCGTCTCGAGCGGCTCAAGGAAGGGCTGAAGGAACGACTGGAGGCGTTGTCCACCCGCAAGGACGATCTGCTGACGATCTCCGAAATCGGCGCCGACCAGATCATCGTCGATGAGGCGCAGGAATTCCGCAAGCTCTCCTTCGCCACCAACATGTCGACCTTGAAAGGCATCGATCCGAATGGATCGCAGCGTGCCTGGGACCTCTACGTCAAGTCCCGCTTCATCGAGACGAAGAATCCCGGCCGGGCTCTGGTTCTCGCCTCCGGCACGCCGATCACCAACACGCTCGGAGAGATGTTCTCGGTCCAACGCCTGCTCGGGCACGCGGCGCTCGCCGAACGCGGCCTGCATGAATTCGACGCTTGGGCCTCGACCTTCGGTGATACGACGACGGAACTGGAGATCCAGCCATCAGGCAAATACAAGCCCGTCAGCCGCTTTGCCTCCTTTGTGAACGTGCCGGAGTTGATCGCGATGTTTCGGTCCTTCGCCGATGTGGTCATGCCGGAGGATCTTCGCGAATACGTCAAGGTGCCTGATATCTCGACCGGCCGCCGGCAGATCCTGACAGCCAAACCGACGCAGGCCTTCAAGAATTATCAGATGATCCTCGACGCCCGTATCAAGGCGATCGAGATGCGCGAGGGGCCGGCACAGCCCGGCGACGATATCCTGCTCTCCGTCATCACCGACGGTCGCCATGCTGCCATAGATCTTCGCCTGGTCGATGCGGACAACGACAACGAGCCGGACAACAAACTCAACCTGCTCGTTCAGAACGCCTTCCGCATCTGGCGGGAAACGTCGCAAAGCACGTTTGTGCGACCGGACGGCAAGCAGTTCGATCTGCCCGGGGCGGCGCAGATGATCTTTTCCGATCTCGGCACCATCAATGTCGAGAAGACGAGAGGCTTTTCCGCCTATCGATGGATCCGCGACGAACTCGTCCGGATGGGCGTTCCGCCCTCCGAAATCGCCTTCATGCAGGATTACAAGAAGAGCGAGGCGAAACAGCGTCTGTTCGCCGACGTGCGCGCTGGCAAGGTCCGCTTCCTCATCGGCTCTTCCGAAACCATGGGGACCGGCGTCAACGCCCAGCTTCGCCTCAAGGCGCTGCATCATCTGGACGTTCCCTGGCTGCCCTCGCAGATCGAACAGCGCGAGGGCCGGATCGTCCGCCAGGGCAATCAGCATGACGAGGTCGATATCTTCGCCTATGCCACCCAGGGCTCGCTCGACGCTGCTATGTGGCAGAACAACGAGCGCAAGGCCCGCTTCATTGCCGCGGCACTTTCAGGCGATACTTCGATTCGCCGCTTGGAAGACCTCGGCGAAGGAGCCGCCAACCAGTTCGCCATGGCCAAGGCGATCGCGAGCGGTGACGAACGGCTAATGCAGAAGGCGGGGCTCGAGGCCGACATTGCCCGGCTCGAACGGTTGCGCGCCGCTCATGATGACGATCAGTATGCCGTGCGCCGGCAGATCCGTGATGCCGAGCGCGACATCGAGGTTTCGATCCGGCGTATCGGCGAGATTGCCAGGGACATCGAACAGCTCATTCCGACTGCTGGCGATGCCTTCGTGATGGTGGTCAAGGGCGAGACCTATGAGGAGCGTAAGCTTGCCGGCCGGGCGCTGATGAAGGAAATCCTGACCCTCGTCCAGCTTCAACAGGAGGGTGATGTCGCCATTGCTTCGATCGGCGGCTTCGATGTGATCTATTCCGGCGAGCGGTTCGGTAAGGGTGACGGCTATCACTACGCCACCCTCCTCCAGCGTACCGGCGCCACCCAGGAGGTCGATCTTGCCGTCACCGTGACGCCGATCGGCGCGATCTCGCGGCTGGAGCACGCGCTTGCAGGCTTTGATGATGAACAGGCGCGGTATCGGCATCGACTGCATGAAGCCGAGCGGCGTCTTGGCGCCTATCGCTCGCGCGAAGGCGGCGTATTCGCATTTGCAGATGAGCTTACCGACAAGCGGCGGCAGCTTCGAGACGTTGAGGAGGAATTGGCGACTCCGGCGCGCGAGGAAGCGGCCGTCAGGCCAGAGGCAGCTTGA